The following are encoded in a window of Balaenoptera ricei isolate mBalRic1 chromosome 1, mBalRic1.hap2, whole genome shotgun sequence genomic DNA:
- the ARHGAP30 gene encoding rho GTPase-activating protein 30, protein MKSRQKGKKKGSSKERVFGCDLQEHLQHSGQEVPQVLRSCAEFVEEYGVVDGIYRLSGVSSNIQKLRQEFEAERKPDLRRDVYLQDIHCVSSLCKAYFRELPDPLLTYRLYDKFAEAVAVQLEPERLVKILEVLRELPVPNYRTLEFLMRHLVHMASLSAQTNMHARNLAIVWAPNLLRSKDIEASGFNGTAAFMEVRVQSIVVEFILTHVDQLFEGAALSGGEVESGWRSLPGVRVSGSPEDLMPRSLPYHLPSILQAGDGPPQMRPYHTIIEIAEHKRKGSLKVRKWRSIFNLGRSGHETKRKLPRGAEDREDKSDKGCLRPAKSMDSLSAVAGVSDEPEGLVGRSSPRPGPLLLASLENDSVDAAEGEQEPETEALGGTSSEPGTPRPGRSAIRAGGSSHAQRRAGVHISEPYDVNLPPHISSMLNISPGIISNVSLAGFARGLEYPTLQPRPSPASGPGSGPGLGPGPPDEKLEASPAPGPLADSGPADMTPALEDCLSQEVQDSFSFLEDSSSSEAEWVGVVDGEVAKAGPSGAAFSPGEDDPGMGYLEELLGVGPQVEEFSVEPPLDDLSLDEAQFVLAPSCCSLDPPGSRPEAEEESGEEVFLSAYDDLSPLLGPELPTWEGSGSLEENGTGSGRQEAPGQAAGEQVFWEVEEDKEAEPGSRGDIREEAEGSPESEVEGAEASEDGVEAEGSQKVIDSLSERCGEEREETEAKGEESKGQQEDESMEEAKGVEETGGEQGKDQGKERKTEREEEAEEGDEAQGEAGRDPEDGAQENQTAEESWEVVHKQEAEGGREDEVKGQGGHENQEAREDQGDGEDSRVPEEAAEGGAGEVSKERECGDGEAEGDQRAGGDHLEEGSLPEVSPVESLEVDSAKEGNAQSSETEQAAPQPRRPEEMDPEGQPSPLGSAGGVSMRLASTLVQVQQVRSVPVVPPKPQFAKMPSAMCGKIHVAPANPCPRPGRLDGTPGEWAWGSRASRSSWRNGGSLSFDAAVALARDRQRTEAQAVRRTQTCTGAGDYSLIPKTSPYSMIPAYCPRPLSCLELPAEGTEGSGPRSRFSLPPREPQLPEPVTSPQRRSYAFETQANSGKGEAL, encoded by the exons ATGAAGTCTcggcagaaaggaaagaagaagggcAGCTCGAAGGAGCGGGTGTTTGGGTGTGACTTGCAGGAGCACCTGCAGCACTCAGGCCAGGAGG TGCCCCAGGTGCTAAGGAGCTGTGCAGAGTTTGTGGAGGAGTATGGAGTGGTGGATGGGATCTACCGCCTCTCAGGGGTCTCTTCCAACATCCAGAAGCTCCG GCAGGAGTTTGAGGCTGAGCGGAAGCCAGACCTGCGGCGAGATGTTTACCTTCAGGACATTCACTGCGTCTCCTCCCTGTGCAAGGCCTATTTCAGAGAGCTGCCAGACCCCCTGCTCACTTACCGGCTCTATGACAAGTTTGCT GAGGCTGTGGCAGTGCAACTGGAACCTGAGCGCTTGGTCAAGATCCTAGAGGTGCTTCGAGAACTCCCTGTCCCAAACTACAG GACCCTGGAGTTCCTCATGCGGCACTTGGTGCACATGGCCTCATTGAGTGCCCAGACCAACATGCACGCCCGCAACCTGGCCATCGTGTGGGCCCCCAACCTGCTGAG GTCTAAGGACATAGAGGCCTCAGGCTTCAATGGGACAGCAGCCTTCATGGAGGTGCGGGTGCAGTCCATTGTCGTCGAGTTCATCCTCACACATGTGGACCAGCTCTTTGAGGGTGCGGCTCTCTCTG GTGGTGAGGTGGAAAGTGGATGGCGATCACTTCCAGGGGTCCGGGTGTCAGGCAGCCCCGAGGACCTTATGCCTCGATCCCTGCCCTACCACCTGCCTAGCATCCTGCAGGCTGGTGATGGACCCCCACAGATGCGGCCTTATCACACTATCATAGAGATTGCAGAGCACAA GAGGAAGGGGTCTTTGAAGGTCAGGAAGTGGAGATCCATCTTCAATCTGGGTCGTTCTGGCCATGAGACCAAGCGTAAACTTCCACGGGGGGCTGAGGACAGGG AGGACAAATCTGATAAGGGGTGTCTGCGGCCAGCCAAGAGCATGGACTCACTGAGTGCCGTGGCTGGGGTCAGTGATG agccagaggggctggtgGGACGCAGCAGTCCTCGGCCAGGCCCACTGCTGCTGGCGAGCTTGGAGAATGATTCTGTGGACGCAGCAGAGGGTGAACAGGAGCCTGAGACGGAGGCACTGGGTGGCACGAGCTCTGAGCCCGGCACACCACGACCTGGGCGGTCAGCAATCCGTGCTGGGGGCAGCAGCCATGCACAGCGCCGTGCCGGCGTCCACATCTCGGAGCCCTATGATGTCAACCTCCCACCACACATCAGTTCTATGCTCAACATATCCCCAGGCATCATCTCTAACGTCTCCTTGGCCGGGTTTGCCCGTGGTCTTGAGTACCCCACCCTACAGCCCCGGCCAAGCCCTGCCTCTGGCCCTGGCTCTGGCCCTGGCCTTGGCCCTGGCCCCCCAG ATGAGAAGTTGGAGGCAAGTCCAGCCCCAGGTCCCCTGGCTGACTCAGGCCCAGCGGAcatgacccctgccctggaggacTGCCTGTCCCAGGAGGTGCAGGATTCCTTCTCCTTCCTAGAGGACTCAAGCAGCTCAGAGGCCgagtgggtgggggtggtggatGGGGAGGTGGCCAAGGCAGGACCATCAGGAGCAGCCTTCTCCCCTGGGGAGGACGACCCTGGGATGGGCTACCTGGAGGAGCTCCTGGGAGTTGGGCCTCAG GTGGAGGAGTTCTCTGTGGAGCCACCCCTGGATGACCTGTCTCTGGATGAGGCGCAGTTTGTCCTGGCTCCCAGCTGCTGTTCCCTGGACCCTCCTGGCTCCAGGCCTGAAGCAGAGGAGGAAAGTGGGGAGGAAGTCTTCCTGAGCGCCTATGATGACCTAAGTCCCCTTTTGGGGCCCGAACTCCCGACCTGGGAGGGTTCAGGCAGTCTAGAGGAAAACGGAACAGGGTCTGGAAGACAGGAGGCTCCAGGACAGGCTGCGGGAGAACAGGTGTTCTGGGAAGTTGAGGAGGACAAGGAGGCTGAGCCTGGAAGTAGAGGGGACATCAgggaggaggctgaggggagcCCAGAGAGTGAAGTGGAGGGTGCAGAGGCCAGTGAGGACGGAGTGGAGGCTGAGGGAAGCCAAAAGGTGATTGACAGTTTGAGCGAAAGGTgcggggaagagagagaggagacagaggccAAGGGAGAGGAGTCCAAAGGTCAGCAGGAGGATGAGAGTATGGAGGAAGCTAAGGGTGTGGAGGAAACAGGAGGGGAGCAGGGTAAAGaccaagggaaggaaagaaagactgaGCGAGAAGAAGAGGCTGAGGAAGGAGATGAAGCCCAGGGAGAAGCCGGGAGGGACCCAGAGGATGGGGCCCAGGAAAACCAAACTGCTGAAGAGAGCTGGGAAGTTGTACACAAACAAGAGGCTGAAGGAGGCAGAGAAGATGAGGTCAAAGGGCAGGGGGGGCATGAGAACCAAGAGGCAAGAGAAGACCAAGGAGATGGTGAAGATAGCAGAGTCCCAGAAGAAGCAGCTGAAGGAGGAGCAGGGGAGGTCAGCAAGGAACGGGAGTGTGGAGACGGAGAAGCTGAGGGAGACCAGAGGGCTGGAGGTGACCATTTAGAAGAGGGCTCCCTCCCTGAAGTGTCACCTGTAGAGTCCCTGGAGGTTGACAGTGCCAAAGAGGGCAATGCCCAGTCCTCTGAGACAGAACAGGCAGCCCCACAGCCACGCCGGCCAGAGGAGATGGATCCTGAGGGGCAGCCCAGTCCCCTCGGCTCAGCTGGTGGTGTGAGCATGCGCCTGGCTTCCACCCTGGTTCAGGTCCAACAGGTCCGCTCTGTGCCTGTGGTGCCCCCCAAACCACAGTTTGCCAAGATGCCCAGTGCAATGTGTGGCAAGATCCACGTGGCACCAGCAAACCCATGCCCAAGGCCTGGCCGGCTTGATGGAACTCCTGGGGAATGGGCCTGGGGGTCCCGAGCCTCCCGCTCCTCTTGGAGGAATGGGGGCAGTCTTTCCTTTGATGCTGCTGTGGCCCTGGCCCGGGACCGCCAGAGGACTGAAGCTCAGGCGGTTCGGCGGACCCAGACCTGTACCGGGGCTGGGGACTACAGCCTCATCCCCAAAACCTCCCCCTATAGCATGATCCCTGCCTATTGTCCTCGGCCCCTTAGCTGTCTGGAGCTCCCGGCTGAAGGCACAGAAGGGTCTGGACCCCGGAGTCGGTTTAGTCTGCCCCCGAGAGAACCCCAGCTCCCTGAGCCCGTTACGTCCCCCCAGCGCCGATCGTATGCATTTGAAACACAGGCTAACTCTGGGAAAGGTGAGGCACTGTGA
- the NECTIN4 gene encoding nectin-4 isoform X4, producing the protein MPLSLGAEMCGPETCLLLLLLASFTGRCPAGELETSDLVTVVLGQDAKLPCFYRGDPGEQVEQVAWARVDADEGGQELALLNSKYGLHVSSTYEGRVEEPPPPRNPLDGAVLLRNAVQADEGEYECRVSTFPAGSFQARLRLRVLVPPLPSLNPGPALEEGQGLTLAASCTAEGSPAPSVTWDTEVKGTTSSRSFTHSRSAAVTSEFHLVPSRSMNGQPLTCVVSHPGLLQDQRITHILQVAFLAEASVRGLEDQNLWQVGREGAVLKCLSEGQPPPSYNWTRLDGPLPSGVRAEGDTLGFPPLTTEHSGTYVCHISNELASRDSQVVVVVLDPQDATGKQVDLVSASVVVVGVIAALLFCLLVVVVVLMSRYHRRKAQQMTQKYEEELTLTRENSIRRLHSHHPDPKNQSEEAEGRSYSTLTTVREIETQTELLSPGSGRTEEEEDQDEGIKQAMNHFVQENGTLRAKPTGNGIYINGRGHLV; encoded by the exons ATGCCTCTGTCCCTGGGAGCCGAGATGTGCGGGCCTGAGACCTGCCTGCTGCTACTGCTCCTGGCATCGTTTACAG GTCGGTGCCCGGCGGGCGAGCTGGAGACCTCGGACTTGGTGACCGTGGTGCTGGGCCAGGACGCAAAACTCCCCTGCTTCTACCGAGGGGACCCGGGCGAGCAGGTGGAGCAAGTGGCGTGGGCTCGTGTGGATGCGGACGAGGGCGGCCAGGAGCTGGCACTTCTGAACTCTAAATACGGGCTGCACGTGAGCTCAACCTACGAGGGCCGCGTGGAAGagccgcctcccccaaggaacccCCTGGACGGTGCGGTGCTTCTGCGCAACGCGGTGCAGGCGGACGAGGGCGAGTACGAGTGTCGCGTCAGTACCTTCCCTGCCGGCAGCTTCCAGGCGCGGCTTCGGCTCCGCGTGCTGG TGCCTCCCCTTCCCTCGCTGAATCCTGGTCCAGCACTAGAAGAGGGCCAGGGCCTGACACTGGCAGCTTCCTGCACAGCAGAGGGTAGCCCGGCCCCCAGCGTGACCTGGGACACAGAGGTCAAGGGCACAACATCCAGCCGCTCTTTCACGCACTCTCGCTCAGCTGCTGTCACTTCAGAATTCCATCTGGTGCCCAGCCGCAGCATGAATGGACAGCCACTTACCTGCGTGGTGTCCCACCCTGGCCTGCTCCAGGACCAAAGGATCACCCACATCCTCCAAGTGGCCT TCCTTGCTGAGGCCTCTGTGAGGGGCCTTGAAGACCAAAATCTGTGGCAGGTTGGCAGAGAAGGAGCTGTGCTCAAGTGCCTGAGTGAAGGGCAGCCCCCTCCCTCGTACAACTGGACACG GCTGGACGGGCCTCTGCCCAGTGGGGTACGAGCAGAAGGAGATACCCTGGGCTTCCCCCCGCTGACCACTGAGCACAGTGGCACCTACGTCTGCCACATCAGCAATGAGCTCGCCTCAAGGGATTCTCAGGTGGTTGTGGTTGTCCTTG ACCCCCAGGATGCCACAGGGAAGCAGGTGGATCTGGTGTCGGCCtccgtggtggtggtgggtgtgATCGCCGCACTCTTGTTCTGCcttctggtggtggtggtggtgctcaTGTCCCGATACCATCGGCGCAAGGCCCAGCAGATGACCCAGAAATA TGAGGAGGAGCTGACCCTGACCAGGGAGAACTCCATCCGGAGGCTGCATTCCCATCATCCGGACCCCAAGAACCAG AGCGAAGAGGCAGAGGGCCGCAGTTACTCCACGCTGACCACAGTGAGGGAGATCGAAACACAGACTGAACTGCTGTCTCCAGGCTCTGGGCggacagaggaggaggaagatcaGGATGAAGGCATCAAACAGGCCATGAACCATTTTGTTCAGGAGAATGGGACCCTGCGGGCCAAGCCCACGGGCAATGGCATCTACATCAATGGGCGGGGGCACCTGGTCTGA
- the NECTIN4 gene encoding nectin-4 isoform X2 yields the protein MPLSLGAEMCGPETCLLLLLLASFTGRCPAGELETSDLVTVVLGQDAKLPCFYRGDPGEQVEQVAWARVDADEGGQELALLNSKYGLHVSSTYEGRVEEPPPPRNPLDGAVLLRNAVQADEGEYECRVSTFPAGSFQARLRLRVLVPPLPSLNPGPALEEGQGLTLAASCTAEGSPAPSVTWDTEVKGTTSSRSFTHSRSAAVTSEFHLVPSRSMNGQPLTCVVSHPGLLQDQRITHILQVAFLAEASVRGLEDQNLWQVGREGAVLKCLSEGQPPPSYNWTRLDGPLPSGVRAEGDTLGFPPLTTEHSGTYVCHISNELASRDSQVVVVVLDPQDATGKQVDLVSASVVVVGVIAALLFCLLVVVVVLMSRYHRRKAQQMTQKYEEELTLTRENSIRRLHSHHPDPKNQPEESVGLRAEGHPDSLKDNSSCSVMSEEAEGRSYSTLTTVREIETQTELLSPGSGRTEEEEDQDEGIKQAMNHFVQENGTLRAKPTGNGIYINGRGHLV from the exons ATGCCTCTGTCCCTGGGAGCCGAGATGTGCGGGCCTGAGACCTGCCTGCTGCTACTGCTCCTGGCATCGTTTACAG GTCGGTGCCCGGCGGGCGAGCTGGAGACCTCGGACTTGGTGACCGTGGTGCTGGGCCAGGACGCAAAACTCCCCTGCTTCTACCGAGGGGACCCGGGCGAGCAGGTGGAGCAAGTGGCGTGGGCTCGTGTGGATGCGGACGAGGGCGGCCAGGAGCTGGCACTTCTGAACTCTAAATACGGGCTGCACGTGAGCTCAACCTACGAGGGCCGCGTGGAAGagccgcctcccccaaggaacccCCTGGACGGTGCGGTGCTTCTGCGCAACGCGGTGCAGGCGGACGAGGGCGAGTACGAGTGTCGCGTCAGTACCTTCCCTGCCGGCAGCTTCCAGGCGCGGCTTCGGCTCCGCGTGCTGG TGCCTCCCCTTCCCTCGCTGAATCCTGGTCCAGCACTAGAAGAGGGCCAGGGCCTGACACTGGCAGCTTCCTGCACAGCAGAGGGTAGCCCGGCCCCCAGCGTGACCTGGGACACAGAGGTCAAGGGCACAACATCCAGCCGCTCTTTCACGCACTCTCGCTCAGCTGCTGTCACTTCAGAATTCCATCTGGTGCCCAGCCGCAGCATGAATGGACAGCCACTTACCTGCGTGGTGTCCCACCCTGGCCTGCTCCAGGACCAAAGGATCACCCACATCCTCCAAGTGGCCT TCCTTGCTGAGGCCTCTGTGAGGGGCCTTGAAGACCAAAATCTGTGGCAGGTTGGCAGAGAAGGAGCTGTGCTCAAGTGCCTGAGTGAAGGGCAGCCCCCTCCCTCGTACAACTGGACACG GCTGGACGGGCCTCTGCCCAGTGGGGTACGAGCAGAAGGAGATACCCTGGGCTTCCCCCCGCTGACCACTGAGCACAGTGGCACCTACGTCTGCCACATCAGCAATGAGCTCGCCTCAAGGGATTCTCAGGTGGTTGTGGTTGTCCTTG ACCCCCAGGATGCCACAGGGAAGCAGGTGGATCTGGTGTCGGCCtccgtggtggtggtgggtgtgATCGCCGCACTCTTGTTCTGCcttctggtggtggtggtggtgctcaTGTCCCGATACCATCGGCGCAAGGCCCAGCAGATGACCCAGAAATA TGAGGAGGAGCTGACCCTGACCAGGGAGAACTCCATCCGGAGGCTGCATTCCCATCATCCGGACCCCAAGAACCAG CCGGAGGAGAGTGTAGGGCTGAGAGCCGAGGGCCACCCTGATAGTCTCAAGGACAACAGTAGCTGCTCTGTGATG AGCGAAGAGGCAGAGGGCCGCAGTTACTCCACGCTGACCACAGTGAGGGAGATCGAAACACAGACTGAACTGCTGTCTCCAGGCTCTGGGCggacagaggaggaggaagatcaGGATGAAGGCATCAAACAGGCCATGAACCATTTTGTTCAGGAGAATGGGACCCTGCGGGCCAAGCCCACGGGCAATGGCATCTACATCAATGGGCGGGGGCACCTGGTCTGA
- the NECTIN4 gene encoding nectin-4 isoform X3 translates to MPLSLGAEMCGPETCLLLLLLASFTGRCPAGELETSDLVTVVLGQDAKLPCFYRGDPGEQVEQVAWARVDADEGGQELALLNSKYGLHVSSTYEGRVEEPPPPRNPLDGAVLLRNAVQADEGEYECRVSTFPAGSFQARLRLRVLVPPLPSLNPGPALEEGQGLTLAASCTAEGSPAPSVTWDTEVKGTTSSRSFTHSRSAAVTSEFHLVPSRSMNGQPLTCVVSHPGLLQDQRITHILQVAFLAEASVRGLEDQNLWQVGREGAVLKCLSEGQPPPSYNWTRLDGPLPSGVRAEGDTLGFPPLTTEHSGTYVCHISNELASRDSQVVVVVLADPQDATGKQVDLVSASVVVVGVIAALLFCLLVVVVVLMSRYHRRKAQQMTQKYEEELTLTRENSIRRLHSHHPDPKNQSEEAEGRSYSTLTTVREIETQTELLSPGSGRTEEEEDQDEGIKQAMNHFVQENGTLRAKPTGNGIYINGRGHLV, encoded by the exons ATGCCTCTGTCCCTGGGAGCCGAGATGTGCGGGCCTGAGACCTGCCTGCTGCTACTGCTCCTGGCATCGTTTACAG GTCGGTGCCCGGCGGGCGAGCTGGAGACCTCGGACTTGGTGACCGTGGTGCTGGGCCAGGACGCAAAACTCCCCTGCTTCTACCGAGGGGACCCGGGCGAGCAGGTGGAGCAAGTGGCGTGGGCTCGTGTGGATGCGGACGAGGGCGGCCAGGAGCTGGCACTTCTGAACTCTAAATACGGGCTGCACGTGAGCTCAACCTACGAGGGCCGCGTGGAAGagccgcctcccccaaggaacccCCTGGACGGTGCGGTGCTTCTGCGCAACGCGGTGCAGGCGGACGAGGGCGAGTACGAGTGTCGCGTCAGTACCTTCCCTGCCGGCAGCTTCCAGGCGCGGCTTCGGCTCCGCGTGCTGG TGCCTCCCCTTCCCTCGCTGAATCCTGGTCCAGCACTAGAAGAGGGCCAGGGCCTGACACTGGCAGCTTCCTGCACAGCAGAGGGTAGCCCGGCCCCCAGCGTGACCTGGGACACAGAGGTCAAGGGCACAACATCCAGCCGCTCTTTCACGCACTCTCGCTCAGCTGCTGTCACTTCAGAATTCCATCTGGTGCCCAGCCGCAGCATGAATGGACAGCCACTTACCTGCGTGGTGTCCCACCCTGGCCTGCTCCAGGACCAAAGGATCACCCACATCCTCCAAGTGGCCT TCCTTGCTGAGGCCTCTGTGAGGGGCCTTGAAGACCAAAATCTGTGGCAGGTTGGCAGAGAAGGAGCTGTGCTCAAGTGCCTGAGTGAAGGGCAGCCCCCTCCCTCGTACAACTGGACACG GCTGGACGGGCCTCTGCCCAGTGGGGTACGAGCAGAAGGAGATACCCTGGGCTTCCCCCCGCTGACCACTGAGCACAGTGGCACCTACGTCTGCCACATCAGCAATGAGCTCGCCTCAAGGGATTCTCAGGTGGTTGTGGTTGTCCTTG CAGACCCCCAGGATGCCACAGGGAAGCAGGTGGATCTGGTGTCGGCCtccgtggtggtggtgggtgtgATCGCCGCACTCTTGTTCTGCcttctggtggtggtggtggtgctcaTGTCCCGATACCATCGGCGCAAGGCCCAGCAGATGACCCAGAAATA TGAGGAGGAGCTGACCCTGACCAGGGAGAACTCCATCCGGAGGCTGCATTCCCATCATCCGGACCCCAAGAACCAG AGCGAAGAGGCAGAGGGCCGCAGTTACTCCACGCTGACCACAGTGAGGGAGATCGAAACACAGACTGAACTGCTGTCTCCAGGCTCTGGGCggacagaggaggaggaagatcaGGATGAAGGCATCAAACAGGCCATGAACCATTTTGTTCAGGAGAATGGGACCCTGCGGGCCAAGCCCACGGGCAATGGCATCTACATCAATGGGCGGGGGCACCTGGTCTGA
- the NECTIN4 gene encoding nectin-4 isoform X1 — protein sequence MPLSLGAEMCGPETCLLLLLLASFTGRCPAGELETSDLVTVVLGQDAKLPCFYRGDPGEQVEQVAWARVDADEGGQELALLNSKYGLHVSSTYEGRVEEPPPPRNPLDGAVLLRNAVQADEGEYECRVSTFPAGSFQARLRLRVLVPPLPSLNPGPALEEGQGLTLAASCTAEGSPAPSVTWDTEVKGTTSSRSFTHSRSAAVTSEFHLVPSRSMNGQPLTCVVSHPGLLQDQRITHILQVAFLAEASVRGLEDQNLWQVGREGAVLKCLSEGQPPPSYNWTRLDGPLPSGVRAEGDTLGFPPLTTEHSGTYVCHISNELASRDSQVVVVVLADPQDATGKQVDLVSASVVVVGVIAALLFCLLVVVVVLMSRYHRRKAQQMTQKYEEELTLTRENSIRRLHSHHPDPKNQPEESVGLRAEGHPDSLKDNSSCSVMSEEAEGRSYSTLTTVREIETQTELLSPGSGRTEEEEDQDEGIKQAMNHFVQENGTLRAKPTGNGIYINGRGHLV from the exons ATGCCTCTGTCCCTGGGAGCCGAGATGTGCGGGCCTGAGACCTGCCTGCTGCTACTGCTCCTGGCATCGTTTACAG GTCGGTGCCCGGCGGGCGAGCTGGAGACCTCGGACTTGGTGACCGTGGTGCTGGGCCAGGACGCAAAACTCCCCTGCTTCTACCGAGGGGACCCGGGCGAGCAGGTGGAGCAAGTGGCGTGGGCTCGTGTGGATGCGGACGAGGGCGGCCAGGAGCTGGCACTTCTGAACTCTAAATACGGGCTGCACGTGAGCTCAACCTACGAGGGCCGCGTGGAAGagccgcctcccccaaggaacccCCTGGACGGTGCGGTGCTTCTGCGCAACGCGGTGCAGGCGGACGAGGGCGAGTACGAGTGTCGCGTCAGTACCTTCCCTGCCGGCAGCTTCCAGGCGCGGCTTCGGCTCCGCGTGCTGG TGCCTCCCCTTCCCTCGCTGAATCCTGGTCCAGCACTAGAAGAGGGCCAGGGCCTGACACTGGCAGCTTCCTGCACAGCAGAGGGTAGCCCGGCCCCCAGCGTGACCTGGGACACAGAGGTCAAGGGCACAACATCCAGCCGCTCTTTCACGCACTCTCGCTCAGCTGCTGTCACTTCAGAATTCCATCTGGTGCCCAGCCGCAGCATGAATGGACAGCCACTTACCTGCGTGGTGTCCCACCCTGGCCTGCTCCAGGACCAAAGGATCACCCACATCCTCCAAGTGGCCT TCCTTGCTGAGGCCTCTGTGAGGGGCCTTGAAGACCAAAATCTGTGGCAGGTTGGCAGAGAAGGAGCTGTGCTCAAGTGCCTGAGTGAAGGGCAGCCCCCTCCCTCGTACAACTGGACACG GCTGGACGGGCCTCTGCCCAGTGGGGTACGAGCAGAAGGAGATACCCTGGGCTTCCCCCCGCTGACCACTGAGCACAGTGGCACCTACGTCTGCCACATCAGCAATGAGCTCGCCTCAAGGGATTCTCAGGTGGTTGTGGTTGTCCTTG CAGACCCCCAGGATGCCACAGGGAAGCAGGTGGATCTGGTGTCGGCCtccgtggtggtggtgggtgtgATCGCCGCACTCTTGTTCTGCcttctggtggtggtggtggtgctcaTGTCCCGATACCATCGGCGCAAGGCCCAGCAGATGACCCAGAAATA TGAGGAGGAGCTGACCCTGACCAGGGAGAACTCCATCCGGAGGCTGCATTCCCATCATCCGGACCCCAAGAACCAG CCGGAGGAGAGTGTAGGGCTGAGAGCCGAGGGCCACCCTGATAGTCTCAAGGACAACAGTAGCTGCTCTGTGATG AGCGAAGAGGCAGAGGGCCGCAGTTACTCCACGCTGACCACAGTGAGGGAGATCGAAACACAGACTGAACTGCTGTCTCCAGGCTCTGGGCggacagaggaggaggaagatcaGGATGAAGGCATCAAACAGGCCATGAACCATTTTGTTCAGGAGAATGGGACCCTGCGGGCCAAGCCCACGGGCAATGGCATCTACATCAATGGGCGGGGGCACCTGGTCTGA
- the NECTIN4 gene encoding nectin-4 isoform X5, producing the protein MPLSLGAEMCGPETCLLLLLLASFTGRCPAGELETSDLVTVVLGQDAKLPCFYRGDPGEQVEQVAWARVDADEGGQELALLNSKYGLHVSSTYEGRVEEPPPPRNPLDGAVLLRNAVQADEGEYECRVSTFPAGSFQARLRLRVLVPPLPSLNPGPALEEGQGLTLAASCTAEGSPAPSVTWDTEVKGTTSSRSFTHSRSAAVTSEFHLVPSRSMNGQPLTCVVSHPGLLQDQRITHILQVAFLAEASVRGLEDQNLWQVGREGAVLKCLSEGQPPPSYNWTRLDGPLPSGVRAEGDTLGFPPLTTEHSGTYVCHISNELASRDSQVVVVVLADPQDATGKQVDLVSASVVVVGVIAALLFCLLVVVVVLMSRYHRRKAQQMTQKYEEELTLTRENSIRRLHSHHPDPKNQPEESVGLRAEGHPDSLKDNSSCSVMVRPPAPPASLPLSSGPSPGPRCERRGRGPQLLHADHSEGDRNTD; encoded by the exons ATGCCTCTGTCCCTGGGAGCCGAGATGTGCGGGCCTGAGACCTGCCTGCTGCTACTGCTCCTGGCATCGTTTACAG GTCGGTGCCCGGCGGGCGAGCTGGAGACCTCGGACTTGGTGACCGTGGTGCTGGGCCAGGACGCAAAACTCCCCTGCTTCTACCGAGGGGACCCGGGCGAGCAGGTGGAGCAAGTGGCGTGGGCTCGTGTGGATGCGGACGAGGGCGGCCAGGAGCTGGCACTTCTGAACTCTAAATACGGGCTGCACGTGAGCTCAACCTACGAGGGCCGCGTGGAAGagccgcctcccccaaggaacccCCTGGACGGTGCGGTGCTTCTGCGCAACGCGGTGCAGGCGGACGAGGGCGAGTACGAGTGTCGCGTCAGTACCTTCCCTGCCGGCAGCTTCCAGGCGCGGCTTCGGCTCCGCGTGCTGG TGCCTCCCCTTCCCTCGCTGAATCCTGGTCCAGCACTAGAAGAGGGCCAGGGCCTGACACTGGCAGCTTCCTGCACAGCAGAGGGTAGCCCGGCCCCCAGCGTGACCTGGGACACAGAGGTCAAGGGCACAACATCCAGCCGCTCTTTCACGCACTCTCGCTCAGCTGCTGTCACTTCAGAATTCCATCTGGTGCCCAGCCGCAGCATGAATGGACAGCCACTTACCTGCGTGGTGTCCCACCCTGGCCTGCTCCAGGACCAAAGGATCACCCACATCCTCCAAGTGGCCT TCCTTGCTGAGGCCTCTGTGAGGGGCCTTGAAGACCAAAATCTGTGGCAGGTTGGCAGAGAAGGAGCTGTGCTCAAGTGCCTGAGTGAAGGGCAGCCCCCTCCCTCGTACAACTGGACACG GCTGGACGGGCCTCTGCCCAGTGGGGTACGAGCAGAAGGAGATACCCTGGGCTTCCCCCCGCTGACCACTGAGCACAGTGGCACCTACGTCTGCCACATCAGCAATGAGCTCGCCTCAAGGGATTCTCAGGTGGTTGTGGTTGTCCTTG CAGACCCCCAGGATGCCACAGGGAAGCAGGTGGATCTGGTGTCGGCCtccgtggtggtggtgggtgtgATCGCCGCACTCTTGTTCTGCcttctggtggtggtggtggtgctcaTGTCCCGATACCATCGGCGCAAGGCCCAGCAGATGACCCAGAAATA TGAGGAGGAGCTGACCCTGACCAGGGAGAACTCCATCCGGAGGCTGCATTCCCATCATCCGGACCCCAAGAACCAG CCGGAGGAGAGTGTAGGGCTGAGAGCCGAGGGCCACCCTGATAGTCTCAAGGACAACAGTAGCTGCTCTGTGATGGTGAGGCCCCCGGCCCCACCGGCGTCCCTACCACTCTCCTCAGGCCCCTCTCCGGGTCCCCGATGTG AGCGAAGAGGCAGAGGGCCGCAGTTACTCCACGCTGACCACAGTGAGGGAGATCGAAACACAGACTGA